In Lagopus muta isolate bLagMut1 chromosome 20, bLagMut1 primary, whole genome shotgun sequence, the following proteins share a genomic window:
- the LOC125702806 gene encoding myosin-7-like isoform X1, with protein sequence MEAALGVAAPFLRAPEGSRPTPPADTRGLCFVPHPQLEFVRGRITARAGNGVTVTTEMGETLTVPEADVHPQNPPKFDRIEDMAMLTFLHEPAVLYNLKERYASWMIYTYSGLFCVTVNPYKWLPVYNAEVVAAYRGKKRTEVPPHIFSISDNAYQNMLTDRENQSILITGESGAGKTVNTKRVIQYFASIAAIGDRKKEVANSSKGTLEDQIIQANPALEAFGNAKTVRNDNSSRFGKFIRIHFGATGKLASADIETYLLEKSRVIFQLKAERNYHIFYQILSNKKPELLEMLLITNNPYDYSYVSQGEVTVASIDDSEELLATDSAFDVLGFTAEEKAGVYKLTGAIMHFGNMKFKQKQREEQAEPDGTEDADKSAYLMGLNSADLLKGLCHPRVKVGNEYVTKGQSVQQVYYSIGALAKAVYEKMFNWMVVRINNSLETKQPRQYFIGVLDIAGFEIFDFNSFEQLCINFTNEKLQQFFNHHMFVLEQEEYKKEGIEWEFIDFGMDLQACIDLIEKPMGIMSILEEECMFPKASDMTFKAKLFDNHLGKSANFGKPRNVKGKAEAHFSLIHYAGTVDYNIIGWLEKNKDPLNETVVGLYQKSSLKLLASLFSNYAGADAGGDSGKGKGAKKKGSSFQTVSALHRENLNKLMANLKTTHPHFVRCLIPNERKEPGVMDNPLVMHQLRCNGVLEGIRICRKGFPNRILYGDFRQRYRILNPTAIPEGQFIDSRKGAEKLLGSLDIDHNQYKFGHTKVFFKAGLLGLLEEMRDERLSLIITRIQAQARGQLMRIEFKKILERRDALLVIQWNIRAFMGVKNWPWMKLYFKIKPLLKSAETEKEMQTMKEEFGHLKEALEKSEARRKELEEKMVSMLQEKNDLQLQVQAEQDNLADAEERCDQLIKNKIQLEAKVKEMTERLEEEEEMNAELTAKKRKLEDECSELKKDIDDLELSLAKVEKEKHATENKVKNLTEEMAGLDENITKLTKEKKTLQESHQQTLDDLQAEEDKVNTLAKAKVKLEQQVDDLESSLEQEKKIRMDLERAKRKLEGDLKLVQESVMDLENDKQQLEERLKKKDFELNTLNTRIEDEQAIAAQLQKKLKELQARIEELEEELEAERTGRAKVEKLRSELLQELEETSERLEEAGGATSVQLELNKKREAEFQKLRRDLEEATLQHEATAAALRKKHADSVAELSEQLDNLQRVKQKLEKEKSELKLELDDVSSNTEQLIKAKATLEKMCRTMEDQMNEHRSKLEEAQRTVTDLSTQRAKLQTENSELSRQLEEKEAFINQLTRGKLTYTQQLEDLKRQLEEEAKAKNALAHALQSAQHDCDLLREQYEEEMEAKAELQRALSKANSEVAQWRTKYETDAIQRTEELEEAKKKLAQRLQEAEEAVEAVNAKCSSLEKTKHRLQNEIEDLMADVERSNAAAAALDKKQRNFDKILSEWKQKFEESQTELEASQKEARSLSTELFKLRNAYEESLEHLETFKRENKNLQEEISDLTEQLGASQKSIHELEKVRKQLDAEKLELQAALEEAEASLEHEEGKILRAQLEFNQVKADYERKLAEKDEEMEQAKRNHLRVVDSLQTSLDAETRSRNEALRLKKKMEGDLNEMEIQLSHANRTATEAQKQVKALQGYLKDTQLQLDDAVRANEDLKENIAIVERRNNLLQSELEELRAMVEQSERARKLAEQELIEASERVQLLHSQNTSLINQKKKMEADISQLQTEVEEAIQECRNAEEKAKKAITDAAMMAEELKKEQDTSAHLERMKKNMEQTVKDLQLRLDEAEQLALKGGKKQLQKLEVRVRELENELEAEQKRNAESIKGLRKSERRVKELSYQTEEDRKNMVRLQDLVDKLQLKVKAYKRQAEEAEEQANSNLAKFRKVQHELDEAEERADMAESQVNKLRARSRDIGAKKGLNEE encoded by the exons ATGGAGGCAGCGCTGGGTGTGGCTGCCCCCTTCCTGCGTGCCCCTGAGGGGTCCCGTCCAACCCCACCAGCTGACACTCGAGGGCTCTGCTTCGTGCCGCACCCCCAGCTTGAGTTCGTCCGTGGCCGCATCACCGCCCGGGCAGGGAATGGGGTCACCGTCACCACGGAGATGGGGGAG ACCCTGACAGTGCCTGAGGCCGACGTGcacccccaaaaccccccaaaatTTGACCGCATTGAGGACATGGCCATGCTGACGTTCCTTCATGAGCCTGCCGTTCTCTACAATCTCAAGGAGCGCTATGCTTCCTGGATGATATAT ACCTATTCGGGGCTCTTTTGTGTCACCGTCAACCCATACAAGTGGCTTCCGGTCTACAATGCTGAGGTGGTGGCTGCCTACCGGGGCAAGAAGCGAACTGAGGTCCCACCCCATATCTTCTCCATCTCAGATAATGCATACCAGAACATGCTGACAG ATCGTGAGAACCAGTCCATCCTCATCAC TGGAGAATCCGGAGCGGGGAAGACTGTTAACACAAAGAGGGTCATCCAGTACTTTGCCAGCATTGCTGCCATTGGTGACCGCAAAAAGGAGGTAGCAAATAGTAGCAAG GGGACCCTGGAGGATCAAATCATCCAGGCCAACCCTGCCTTGGAGGCCTTCGGCAACGCCAAGACTGTCCGCAATGACAACTCTTCTCGATTT GGGAAGTTCATCCGAATCCACTTTGGGGCTACTGGGAAGTTGGCATCAGCCGATATCGAGACTT ACCTCCTGGAGAAGTCCCGAGTCATCTTCCAGCTGAAGGCTGAGCGGAACTACCACATCTTCTACCAGATCCTCTCCAACAAGAAGCCTGAGCTTCTGG AGATGCTACTTATCACCAACAACCCTTATGACTACAGTTACGTCTCCCAAGGAGAGGTGACTGTGGCCTCCATTGATGACTCGGAAGAGCTGTTGGCAACCGAT AGTGCTTTCGATGTCCTGGGCTTCACTGCTGAGGAGAAGGCTGGTGTTTACAAGCTGACGGGCGCCATCATGCACTTCGGCAATATGAAGTTCAAGCAGAAGCAACGGGAGGAGCAGGCGGAGCCAGACGGCACCGAAG ATGCCGACAAGTCGGCTTACCTGATGGGGCTAAACTCAGCCGACCTCCTCAAGGGGCTGTGCCATCCCCGGGTGAAGGTGGGCAATGAGTATGTCACCAAGGGACAGAGCGTCCAGCAAGTCTACTACTCTATTGGGGCTCTGGCCAAGGCCGTCTATGAGAAAATGTTCAACTGGATGGTGGTCAGGATCAACAACTcactggagaccaaacagcCTCGTCAGTACTTCATTGGTGTCCTGGATATTGCTGGCTTCGAGATCTTCGAT TTCAACAGCTTTGAGCAGCTCTGTATTAACTTCACCaatgagaagctgcagcagttctTCAACCACCACATGtttgtgctggagcaggaagaGTACAAGAAGGAGGGCATCGAGTGGGAGTTCATTGATTTTGGCATGGACCTCCAGGCCTGCATTGATCTAATTGAGAAG CCCATGGGGATCATGTCCATCCTGGAGGAGGAGTGCATGTTCCCCAAAGCTTCAGACATGACCTTCAAGGCCAAACTCTTTGACAACCACTTGGGCAAATCGGCCAATTTTGGGAAACCCAGGAATGTCAAAGGGAAGGCGGAAGCCCACTTCTCACTCATCCACTACGCGGGCACAGTGGACTACAATATCATCGGTTGGTTGGAGAAGAACAAGGATCCCCTCAATGAGACAGTGGTGGGGCTCTACCAGAAGTCATCCCTCAAGCTGCTGGCCAGTCTCTTCTCCAACTATGCTGGGGCAGATGCTG gtgGTGACAgtggaaaggggaaaggagcCAAGAAGAAAGGTTCCTCCTTCCAGACTGTCTCAGCCCTGCACCGG GAGAACCTCAACAAGCTGATGGCCAACCTCAAGACAACCCATCCCCACTTTGTCCGCTGCCTCATCCCTAATGAGAGGAAGGAGCCAG GTGTGATGGACAACCCACTGGTGATGCATCAGCTCCGCTGCAATGGGGTGCTAGAGGGCATCCGCATCTGCCGCAAGGGTTTCCCCAACCGCATCCTCTATGGGGACTTCCGCCAACG GTACCGTATCCTGAACCCCACAGCCATCCCTGAGGGGCAATTCATTGACAGCCGCAAGGGCGCTGAGAAGCTCCTGGGATCCCTTGACATTGACCATAACCAGTACAAATTTGGGCACACCAAG GTCTTCTTCAaggctgggctgctggggctgttgGAGGAGATGCGGGATGAGCGCCTCTCCCTCATCATCACCCGCATCCAAGCTCAAGCCCGGGGCCAGCTCATGCGCATTGAGTTCAAGAAGATTCTGGAGCGCCG GGATGCACTCTTGGTAATCCAGTGGAACATCCGGGCCTTCATGGGGGTGAAGAACTGGCCATGGATGAAGCTCTACTTCAAGATCAAGCCCCTGCTGAAGAGCGCTGAGACTGAGAAGGAGATGCAG ACAATGAAGGAGGAATTTGGGCATCTGAAGGAAGCCTTGGAGAAGTCAGAGGCACGTCGGAAGGAACTGGAGGAGAAGATGGTTTCCATGCTGCAGGAGAAGAATGACCTCCAGTTGCAAGTGCAGGCC GAACAAGACAATCTCGCTGATGCTGAGGAGCGCTGTGATCAGCTGATCAAGAACAAGATCCAGCTGGAGGCCAAAGTGAAGGAGATGACAGAGAGGctagaggaagaagaagagatgAACGCCGAGCTGACAGCCAAGAAGAGGAAGCTTGAGGATGAGTGTTCAGAGCTTAAGAAGGACATTGATGACCTGGAGCTGTCTTTGGCCAAGGTGGAGAAGGAGAAACATGCCACAGAGAACAAG GTCAAGAACCTTACAGAGGAGATGGCCGGGCTGGATGAGAACATCACCAAGCTGACCAAAGAGAAGAAGACCCTGCAGGAGTCTCACCAGCAAACCCTGGATGACCTGCAGGCTGAGGAAGACAAGGTCAACACTTTGGCAAAGGCCAAAGTGAAGCTGGAACAGCAAGTGGATGAT CTGGAGAGCTCACTGGAACAGGAGAAGAAGATACGGATGGACCTGGAGCGAGCCAAGAGGAAGCTGGAAGGTGACTTGAAGCTAGTTCAGGAGAGTGTTATGGACCTGGAGAATgacaagcagcagctggaggagagactgaaaaa gaaAGACTTTGAACTCAACACACTCAACACTCGAATTGAGGATGAGCAAGCgattgctgctcagctccagaAGAAGCTGAAAGAGCTTCAG GCACGGAttgaggagctggaggaggaacTAGAGGCGGAGCGGACAGGCCGGGCTAAGGTGGAGAAGCTGcgctcagagctgctgcaggaactggAGGAGACCAGTGAGCGGCTGGAGGAGGCAGGCGGTGCCACTTCGGTGCAGCTTGAGCTTAACAAGAAGCGGGAAGCTGAATTCCAGAAGCTACGGAGGGACCTGGAGGAGGCCACATTGCAGCACGAGGCCACGGCTGCCGCACTGCGCAAGAAGCACGCCGACAGTGTGGCTGAGCTGAGTGAGCAGCTCGACAACCTGCAGCGTGTCAAGCAGAAactggagaaggagaagagtGAGCTCAAGCTGGAGCTGGATGATGTCAGCTCCAACACGGAGCAGCTCATCAAGGCCAAG GCCACCCTGGAGAAGATGTGCCGCACCATGGAGGACCAGATGAATGAGCACCGCAGCAAGTTGGAGGAGGCTCAGCGCACTGTCACTGACCTCAGCACCCAGCGAGCCAAGCTCCAGACAGAGAATA GCGAGCTCTCaaggcagctggaggagaaggaagctTTCATCAACCAGCTGACACGAGGGAAACTCACCTACACTCAGCAGCTGGAGGACCTcaagaggcagctggaggaggaggccAAG GCCAAGAACGCGTTGGCCCACGCCCTCCAATCAGCCCAGCATGACTGTGACCTGCTGCGAGAGCAGTAcgaggaggagatggaggccAAGGCGGAGCTCCAGCGTGCTCTCTCCAAGGCCAACTCTGAGGTGGCCCAATGGAGGACCAAGTACGAGACTGACGCCATCCAACGCActgaggagctggaggaggccAA GAAGAAGCTGGCACAACGACTTCAGGAAGCTGAGGAGGCTGTGGAGGCGGTCAATGCCAAGTGCTCCTCCTTGGAAAAGACCAAGCACCGGCTGCAAAATGAGATTGAGGACTTGATGGCGGATGTAGAGAGgtcaaatgcagcagctgctgctctggacAAGAAGCAGAGGAACTTTGACAAG ATCTTGTCGGAATGGAAGCAGAAGTTTGAGGAGTCGCAAACAGAGCTGGAGGCATCACAGAAGGAGGCTAGGTccctcagcactgagctctTCAAGCTGAGGAATGCCTACGAGGAATCACTGGAGCACCTGGAGACCTTCAAGAGGGAGAATAAGAACCTCCAAG AGGAGATCTCGGACctcacagagcagctgggagccaGCCAAAAATCCATCCATGAGCTGGAGAAAGTCCGGAAGCAACTGGATGCCGAGAAGCTGGAGCTGCAAGCAGCACTGGAGGAGGCAGAG GCATCTCTCGAACATGAGGAAGGGAAAATCCTGAGGGCCCAGCTAGAGTTTAATCAAGTGAAGGCTGACTATGAACGCAAGCTTGCTGAGAAGGATGAGGAGATGGAGCAAGCCAAACGCAACCACCTGCGGGTGGTGGACTCACTGCAGACCTCACTGGATGCAGAGACACGAAGCCGAAATGAAGCCCTGAGGCTGAAGAAGAAGATGGAGGGTGACCTCAATGAGATGGAGATCCAGCTGAGTCATGCCAACCGTACGGCAACTGAGGCCCAGAAGCAAGTCAAGGCACTGCAGGGCTATCTCAAG GACACCCAATTACAGCTGGATGATGCTGTACGAGCTAATGAGGACCTGAAAGAGAATATTGCCATTGTGGAGCGGAGGAACAACCTCCTCCAGtcggagctggaggagctgcggGCTATGGTGGAGCAGAGCGAGAGGGCTCGCAAATTGGCTGAGCAGGAACTGATTGAGGCCAGTGAGCGGGTCCAGCTTCTCCACTCCCAG AACACCAGCCTCATCAACCAGAAGAAGAAGATGGAGGCCGACATCTCccagctgcagacagaggtGGAAGAAGCCATCCAGGAGTGCCGGAATGCCGAGGAAAAAGCCAAGAAGGCCATCACTGAT GCGGCCATGATGGCGGAGGAGCTGAAGAAGGAGCAGGACACAAGTGCCCACTTGGAGAGGATGAAGAAGAACATGGAGCAGACTGTCAAGGACCTCCAGCTGAGGCTGGACGAGGCTGAGCAGCTGGCCCTCAAGGGAGGcaagaagcagctgcagaagttgGAGGTTCGGGTGCGGGAGCTGGAGAATGAGCTGGAGGCTGAGCAGAAGCGCAACGCTGAGAGCATCAAGGGACTCCGCAAGTCAGAGAGGCGTGTCAAGGAGCTCAGCTACCAG ACAGAGGAGGACCGGAAGAACATGGTGAGGCTGCAGGATCTGGTGGacaagctgcagctgaaggtgaAGGCCTATAAGAGGCAGGCAGAGGAGGCG GAAGAGCAGGCCAACTCCAACCTGGCCAAGTTCCGCAAGGTGCAGCACGAGCTGGATGAGGCAGAGGAACGTGCCGACATGGCTGAGTCCCAGGTTAACAAGCTGCGGGCACGGAGCCGTGACATTGGTGCCAAG AAAGGACTCAATGAGGAATGA